CTGAAAGTACCTATATGTTTTAAATATACCAATTCATTTATAAATGTTGGTATGTTTTCGTTGCACTTCTCATTACCTCCGTATAGAAAGCACAATATTGAGAGAATCCAATGATTAAGCCTGCTCTGTGACTCAGCTGAGGTTGAAGATGAAAACCACTTCCTACTTGTTTTCTCCCTTTTGACCACTTCAGAACCAAGTATATTCCAAGAATAGTTTTTGAGCCGCCTATTGAACATAAATTTATCTATTGACATCTGAGGACATAGTATGAAACTGCGTATAAGAAAGGGCaagaatatatttgaatattgattattgaaacattttaatacatttttccTGTCAATgtgtttaattttgtttgtgcttgtaatattgaaatatcatcatcatcatcatcatcatcatcatcatcatcatcaccaccaccaccatcatcatcatcatcatgtaaaAATTCAAGTGTACATATTCCACGACTCAAATTCGCAGTTTGttaatgtaaacaatttaaCTTTCATAGCCATACATCCTGGAAATATACCAACAGTGCAACccaatttatattttgatatgctTTATTCAACTTATTGCAACTAAATCTAACAAACTAAATCTAGGAAGACTTATGATGTCATCAAGAAAAGTCGAAATTAAGACATTCTACAATCATAATCATATATATGCAATTGTAAAATGCATATTAACACAAGTGTATGCAGTCATGTGAATTGGCCTACGAACCACAATTTGTAATATCGTTATTATGCTAATTTGCTCACAATATCGCACaaactatgcaaatgagaattTGATTTTCATATTCCCTTCTGGTAACGACGacactaaatatacaaatacaacactGCCGATTAAACCATCGATAGAATACTGAATAATGAAAATTTTGGCAATCTACTCCATTCAAAAGTAGACTTTGGTTCCAGACACAAAATTAAACATCATTACCTGAAATTTGTGACTGCAACTTACAAACTTGTCAAAAGGTATACCAACATTTCAGAACACGTGAACGCTGAACACATGAGCCTAATAAGGGTCACAGGTGTCTGGAAATTTGTATCGCCATCCATCTATGCTTAACAGCAGTTGAAAAGTTCAGGTAACAATTTTGAAGTTTGTATTTGGAATTAACGTTTTTACATTATAACATATTTCGCGAATGAAAATCCTCgatttcaatatatatttcatttctgagAACAAATATGTAACTAGttcatctcatttgcatatggtaCACCGATATAAACATTGGCGATTAATGGTCCTGATATTTAATAAATCCATATTTAATAACTTCAGTTGAAATGTAGCAGATTTATATTTAAGCGATATTCAATATATTAGCGAAATTAAGCTGCTTAATGTCATATTCTTAAAAACCAAACATTTTGCGCAATATTTACAACTATAATAGATCTAAAATTATTTCTGGAACAAATTCCAGAATTAGTCAAATGGTTCCTTGCCGTCGTCAAATGGTGGTAATCTCAACCTTCCAATCATGTATTGCGTTACACTCGACTATTCAGAATGAAGCATGCTGGTGGAAGGTCTCTATCTAACCGGAGTTTATGAAgacctgaaaaaaaaatagaaggAGAAATTGTCACAACATAATTTAGAATTGTTAGTATCCTATTGTGCTTCCATCTGGCTAttttacctaacaaaacattaaaaaaatataccacTTGCAGATATTGCCCCTTTAAAAGTATTTTCTCTTTACCTGCCATTACTCCTTGAAATGGAGCATTGTAGTCGCACGCTACTTCATTCTTGTAGTAATCTCCTCTCTTATCCAACCATTCATCATTTTTGTCCGGTCCACCAACTAAAGCACCCGTCAACTCATGGTAATTACAACCCTCGTTAAGCATGGCGTTCGCCCAAGTACATGGTTCATCGAGACCTGGACAGGAGCTGGGCAGTAAACAGATATATCGTTGACGTAAATGTATGGCGTTTTGACAGTTACAGGGTTGATTGGGGGCTGGACATGAGCTGGGCATTAAACAGATCGTTGATGTAAATGCGTGAATGCATGGCGTTTTGCCAGTTACAGGGTTGATTGGGAGCTGGACAGGAGCTGGGCAGTAAACAGATCGTTGATGTAAATGCGTGAATGCATGGCGTTTTGCCAGTTACAGGGTTGATTGGGAGCTGGACAGGAGCTGGGCAGTAAACAGATCGTTGATGTAAATGCGTAAATGCATGGCGTTTTGCCAGTTACAGGGTTGATTGGGGGCTGGACAGGAGCTGGGCAGTAAACAGATCGTTGATGTAAATGCGTAAATGCATGGCGTTTTGCCAGTTACAGGGTTGATTGGGAGCTGAACAGGAGCTGGGCAGTAAACAGATCGTTGATGTAAATGCGTAAATGCATGGCGTTTTGCCAGTTACAGGGTTGATTGGGAGCTGGACAGGAGCTGGGCAGTAAACAGATCGTTGATGTAAATGCGTAAATGCATGGCGTTTTGCCAGTTACAGGGTTGATTGGGAGCTGAACAGGAGCTGGGCAGTAAACAGATCGTTGATGTAAATGCGTGAATGCATGGCGTTTTGCCAGTTACAGGGTTGATTGGGAGCTGGACAGGAGCTGGGcagtaaacaaattgttgatgtaAATGGGACAACTCAAGATTGTCTGAATATATCCTCATTGTTCATAATTCAACACAAAGCACCTCATACTAGTTATTCTTATAGCAATCCCTGATTACATTTGGGAGGAGGATGTACAGActgtgtcatgtcatgtcagtgtATAGTTGTTCTGTTTGAAACAGCTAATAAACTAATAACAGACTACAAATTCTATGCTTTAGCATAGCAAGATCCCAATTTCTTACATTGCTACATATTTGTCTAAATGTAATAAACCATTTCATAAACATACTACAACTTGATTCAGAAATGCGGGCGCAATCTTGCAGTATGTGTAGTTACTTATTGGTTTCAGCGAGGCTGTATCAAACATAGCCAGTGAACACTAGCTTGAAATGAGCTGTAAAGAGTATTAACTGAAACTCAGTATAATCCTTAAGGGTACACTTAAGAATTTCAAAATTGTGTCATATATTCTAActgaagttgaacaaaaatgttGAAGTCTGTGCTTGGACGTTGAATGACGACACCAAACCTTTACGTTGCAAATTGATTCAAGTTTCAAAAAAAGTTCGCAGTGCAGTGTACAGTTGTGATGTACTGATGAAATCAAACGTCTTCAGATGTTGTTCTCTTTTCAGAATTAAATCATTATGTTGCATATAATTTTTGTGTGTCAACGTTTTAGATAATTTTAGGTTTTATCGAGAGATGGGGTTGTCGTCTAGATCAGTCCTTCACAATGCAACTAAAATGTTATGTACGGAAAATGCCAGCATACGGCTCATCCATCTTGCATCTACTTGTAAAATGTCGAGTCAGTTTTCGTGTGAAAAAAGTCGAAGACGTTCGTGTTTAACTTTTTTAAAAGCACGAATCAAAGTTTACTAACTAGAACATGCAGAATGGTAATATTACCTTGCTCTGTGATGTGGTCTGCATGGCGGATCTTTTCCATATCCAATAACAAAACTATGATGTTCATGATCACCAAGCATGTAATTAGTCTGGTTGCATGCAAACTCTCGGTACACATTCGGCTTCATACCATGTTTTGCGGCAACCAATGCTATTAAGGAAACTCCAGCTGAAAAGTAGATGTCgttatgataaaatgtaaattgtaacgtGATGGTAATAATGTGACAAGGGGCTTCATGCTTTCCTGATATGTATGAATCTTGTTATTGGTAGATATTTTGTTAACCCTCAACGGTTGTGAAATCAATTCCGTTTTGAGTACGCTTGGGCCGATAACTTTAGGGAATcctcagtaattacaggggttAGGTTCACAGGAAATCAGACCCTggctgttgcgtaaaatatgacccttcccTGAATCTATCGTGCACAAAAGTGACTCTCCCTTAATTTCCTTTCTCTGAATCATGACCCTCCCCGTTAACATATTTAAAAACACACACCATAttttaaatgctgtcagacatggaaaagAACACTAGTCCCAGAATAAATTGTTTAAAGACTttatcccactgctgccaccacgTCGAAAGTTTTAAGGTATTTGGTTATTTCCAACTACTACCATCAGAGTGGACTGGTATGAAATTGGCACTGCTTTAACCAATACATTTGTTTGGATCTCagtggctgagctgaaggccagaaatTAACTCCCAAACACTAGATGGGCACACTCCTTACATTGTCGGGACCGATGTCGACATCACCACAATATTATCTCtaatatcttacccaactgttcccgttTTGCTCCTGTGAGACCCATTGTGACtgctctcctcacatcacacctGACAATTAATTCACTATATGGTTGTCAGCCGCAATTTGATTTACATGGTTTAATGTTACGGTACCTAACCCCAAcactaaccttaaccctaatcCTATCCCTTACCTATGTAGCACAGTGGACAAGTTTTTCATAATTGTTATGTTGTGTTACATGCCACTCAAATAATACACAAATGCTATAATATTAGTAAGGGGTGTTTGTATTCATTCATCTTATTTTGGGTAGACCATAATAACTATGTTTGAATATATATCCATAATGTTTGAATACCAGTTACTCCGACAAGGTCCAATTGGGTACACATGTAACACATctgttgttttgtgtgtatgtgagtaACGCGAACAAGCTAGTGTGTCTATAATGGTAAACAACACACACTTTGGCAAAAGAGACAATATATTCATAGGGCAATGTTTCAATACACCAACCTGAATATCTCAATGATCCCCAATCAGATCTGTGGAACAGTCCCCTTGGTGTATATAACTGAGGCGATGTAAATGGCATAATGCAGTCGAGGTAATTCTCCACATGATCCTTATACATATCATCGTTAGTTAGTTGGTACAACAATAGCTGTGAAAAGATAAAAACTGGTGATAGTGACTAGCTATATGCCATTGGCAATCCAAACTGTAACGCTTTGTTTTACACTGGCACCAGTCCCTTAGGagattttttttctcataatGTTTTTGAATCTGTCTTTATTTCAAGGAAAATGTGGTCACCCCCCCCCAATTACTAGTAGCTTCCCAAGGGCCCATCTTGTAACtagaaaaatatttgataagttcACCACACTTTCCTTCCCAAGACTTGAAATGATTAACAAAGTAAAAACATTCAAAGACGATGAGACAAATTTTTTTCCAAGGACTGTGCCAGTCTAGCACTGCTCCTAAGGACATGTCGTTCTCCGGAGTGGAGTGGGCTGGGGTGGGGGTGATTGgttgggggtggtggtggtggtgtataGCATGGATATGATATATTTGGCTGTCTGTATTTTTTGCTAAACAAATTTTCCAGGGGGTGATGGGGGAATAACAAGTAATATCATGATCAGATGAAAGACTTATGGAttttttagggaccggtcagtttcttcggggGTGGAggatttgtaggggggggggcaccctgtttttgaaattggcagtgggggggggggtcatgctgttttcaaaattgtggatgggggggtcattgtgttttggattgtgatggaagaaaaagatcctttttctacaatggcatatagccttgtctgaaatgaggtagatgtaaatgtttgttcttatccctgtttcttacatgaattctttaatattacttattagttcaaacataactacaaatatacatatacatgtattacctagctaccacactagttacagaacatgtcgtgtaaatgcttggctgtttcgcaatcagtgcttcacttatattgcactttggggcaaaagtgaacttgaaggtttcgtaatggtaatcttcatagacaGTTTATAAAAGatgttaatctaaaatgttctactcgttactatgaacttgtcagaaggtattaatacactttctattttggacactacatgttgttgacactacaaatcaccatatCTCATCAGATTctagtttctattatacactaggtatgaccacctaaattCTCTAACATActggtgactttactatacatgcaatattaatgctcctataccaatgttacagggccatttttatgtgacatgggaaactcatttaaagcTTACATTAACGTTGGCTATttgaagcttggaaatattacctcaaaggctatgaataacctaaacattgccttaatagaaacacaaaactgcagatctggactccctcacccccagaggtcactcatgcattcaaccaactatcagatgcaccaacaacctttttactgtcataatggtattaaacgtaaatattttcaccaaattctaatttgagatatTGTCtattaaagatgtgaaatgtttgccaaggtagtctaaaattgccttaatctccaaatctcccctacaaATGATCTTACCAGATGtactgacctttactacatgtatataatgatgccatttaactgtttaagaacatatttcaaccctatgtaagttataaagaatagtttctgatacttgatacttgctgtcttgtaaagcatggattgagttattgcttgaaggggtctgaatagcctaaatattggctttaagagtaaaaatcctccagggcttctagagggagacccccttggaacCCCCAAacgaggtggacatatcccagtctcaagctcttcttactgtcaagatgctatgaaactatatttcaaaagtatttcaaccccatgtagttgcttttcacatgttggtgctgtcttgtaaagcttggaaattattgtctgaaagggtctgaatagtctcaaaattgacttttcagagtaaaaagcctccagggcttctaggggaagACCCCttggacccccataagagatgtacatgttcccttctcaagctttcccccacCTTTcattgtcaagatgctatgaaactccttttggaatatatttaccctgtgtagtcaataattataattatgatagtgctaacatGGGATCTCATAACGTATatatgcaagacagtcaagcagtccacaaaaaatacctgtcttgaatattatatatggggggtggggggtgggtcatcatgttttagcattaagtgataggggtcagcctgtttttggttttacagatggggggggggggaggtcagTGAGTTTTTGCCGGCCCGacttaagaatccaccgcccctcaggctggagaaactgacctgTCCCTTATAGCCACGGTTATACAGAATCTGAGATGATGgatgcaccattcaagataGCTATATGCAAGTTCAACTGCACAATTATGCTTGTGGTTACATAATTGAAAGTTGGTACACGTAATGAAAGATGATGATCTTATTGAAACAGGTCACAATACCTATCTAAGGACTCCTATGACTGCTTAGGTTGTAGGTATTATGAAAGGCTTACCTTAGACCCCTCTCTAGAATCGCCCCAAGCAAAGTTCCAAGACCGTCCTTTCAATGCGTACTTCTCGTACATTTTTACAGCTTCTTCCAAATATTTCTCTTCACCTGACGCACGATAAACCCATATCGATGCCCAGACTAGTTCGTCCTCCCATTTTACGTTCCTTGAGTGTTAAAAAAATTGTCGCTATAGTTCTTTTCGTTATGATTGCTAACATCAAGTGTTTGGTATGCAAATATatagattttgaaataaaactagGTTCGTTACCTCTGTAAAAGACGCACtcactttgaactttgaaaaaAGATAGATAGACGAAAACATTATAGGTATGGTCATTCTCTGTACATTCTATGCAAAACACCTaatggttgggtgggtgggtgagtgggcaaccgactgactgactgactgacagcctgactgactgactgacagcctgactgactgactgactgaatgaatgaatgaactgaataaatgaataaatgaataaagaaagaatgaatgaataaacacaTTAATAAATAATcgataaattgattgattggttaagtaaatgattgattgattggttggttggttgactaactaataaattaatttatttactaCTTATTAATAAATAGCTATAGATAAATGGACAAAAAATTATTGACCGTAAAATCGTAGTGAtgatatcatgaaataaaatttcatttcataccaCAATTGCAACGATATTTGTAGTAAGAAACACAACAGCGCCCCCAACACGATATTTGTAGTATGAAACAGAACAACAGCGCCCCCAACACCAACACAGAGGCTAACTTACTGGTAGTAATTACCATACTTGTAGGTTCCTAACCTCCTCGTCGCCATTCTATACAAATCTAGCGCCTCATCTCTATAAATAGCTGCGCGACCGCCCTCTgtgaatgaaaattgaaaaaaataaaaactttttttttacagaaaatagtattagaaaaatatattaatattcggcattaattttcatcatttagTATACGCTGTACCCCAATCGGTACAAAATAACAGTCTAAAACGAAAATAATTCAAACCTTTCCTTGCCTTTAGAAACACAAATGAATCATATTTGTCACAAATTAATTCCTTGAAAACATTTTACTCTGCAACTAGTCATCAAACTATTATTATAGATGAGCTGTGAGAACATATCATGATTTCTATTCTTTTTCTTGTCTAGCATTTAACATTTAAcgtttacattattacatttgaggtatgtaaacaagtcatt
This Glandiceps talaboti chromosome 13, keGlaTala1.1, whole genome shotgun sequence DNA region includes the following protein-coding sequences:
- the LOC144444703 gene encoding endoglucanase F-like; this encodes MNWCLFFLAMIPILGIVASLPSGYDFWGEDPVDVEEEHGRERRQIVDDYFIKTKPATRPHDFARVLNNSILFYEAQRSGKLPKTNRIAWRDDSCVHDVGNQGEDLDGGWYDAGDNVKFNFPMAWSTSVLAWGFIEFMDAYEEAGLKEDMLDSIRWTCDYFIKCHTDSNVYYYQVGDADVDHKEWNRPEDLTYERTPFRVKGTDKGTDVVGLAAAALGSCAVAFKQAGKGGRAAIYRDEALDLYRMATRRLGTYKYGNYYQNVKWEDELVWASIWVYRASGEEKYLEEAVKMYEKYALKGRSWNFAWGDSREGSKLLLYQLTNDDMYKDHVENYLDCIMPFTSPQLYTPRGLFHRSDWGSLRYSAGVSLIALVAAKHGMKPNVYREFACNQTNYMLGDHEHHSFVIGYGKDPPCRPHHRASSCPGLDEPCTWANAMLNEGCNYHELTGALVGGPDKNDEWLDKRGDYYKNEVACDYNAPFQGVMAGLHKLRLDRDLPPACFILNSRV